In Chryseobacterium camelliae, one DNA window encodes the following:
- a CDS encoding type II 3-dehydroquinate dehydratase encodes MKILIINGPNLNLLGTREPDIYGTISMEDYLDQLRSEFPGLELEYYQSNIEGEIINYLQKHEFEALVINPGAYTHYSYAIADCLKNISKPKIEVHISNIYKREAFRQKSVTAANTDAVLSGFGMEGYRLALLSLTGV; translated from the coding sequence ATGAAAATTTTAATTATAAATGGTCCCAACCTCAATCTTCTGGGCACAAGAGAACCCGATATTTACGGAACCATTTCCATGGAAGACTACCTGGATCAACTGAGATCAGAGTTTCCTGGATTGGAATTGGAATATTATCAGTCTAATATTGAAGGGGAAATAATCAATTATCTCCAGAAGCATGAATTTGAGGCGCTTGTGATCAATCCCGGCGCTTATACTCATTATTCGTATGCGATTGCGGATTGCTTAAAGAATATCAGCAAGCCTAAAATAGAAGTTCACATCAGCAATATCTATAAGAGAGAAGCGTTCCGCCAGAAATCGGTGACGGCTGCGAATACCGATGCCGTGTTATCCGGATTCGGGATGGAAGGATATCGGTTAGCCCTATTGAGCCTGACAGGCGTTTGA
- a CDS encoding helix-turn-helix domain-containing protein, giving the protein MNKKEESIEKLKEELMDRYVILMLTVMSIYTCIFIFYIPDKVMSWYLSAEILFLGYTYLLMRRRFSTTFIVHLYLMITPLYNFYIILAFWEYSVASFCWLLPIPLGAYVFFSRKEIWMYTLYVLSMISVSYFVANNFSFDFPKHTQKEVLFTDTMVFISNILVVSLLIYYNDKIRKAEMFFRFENIGSTIADDKKTHQQPSEDSDTTIENMEKLFSRIEDSMNEKMLFKDTKFNLSALSVELDVNNTYISRAIRSQGYPNFNNYLNTYRINHVKQLLSEVDFQKATFMYVYTEAGFSNQSTFNRVFKQIEGITPSEYFQKHLSNTL; this is encoded by the coding sequence ATGAACAAGAAAGAGGAATCTATTGAAAAACTCAAAGAGGAATTAATGGACAGGTATGTAATTCTTATGCTTACTGTCATGAGTATTTATACCTGCATTTTTATTTTTTATATCCCGGATAAAGTGATGTCCTGGTATCTGTCTGCTGAAATCTTATTTTTGGGATATACCTATCTTCTGATGCGAAGACGGTTCAGCACTACCTTTATCGTCCATCTTTACTTAATGATAACTCCTCTGTACAATTTTTATATTATTCTGGCATTTTGGGAATACTCTGTTGCAAGTTTCTGCTGGCTGTTACCGATCCCTCTGGGAGCTTATGTCTTTTTCTCAAGAAAAGAAATCTGGATGTATACCCTTTATGTATTATCGATGATCTCTGTAAGCTACTTTGTAGCCAATAATTTTTCTTTTGATTTTCCGAAGCATACCCAAAAGGAAGTACTTTTCACTGATACGATGGTTTTCATTTCCAATATTTTAGTCGTTAGTTTACTCATCTATTATAACGACAAAATAAGAAAGGCTGAAATGTTTTTTCGATTTGAAAATATTGGAAGCACGATTGCTGATGATAAGAAAACACATCAGCAACCTTCTGAAGATTCTGATACCACTATTGAAAATATGGAAAAACTATTCTCACGAATTGAAGATTCGATGAATGAAAAAATGCTGTTCAAGGATACCAAGTTCAATCTTTCGGCACTGAGTGTGGAACTGGACGTTAACAACACCTATATTTCAAGAGCCATCCGATCTCAGGGGTATCCTAACTTTAACAATTACCTCAATACATACAGGATCAATCACGTAAAGCAATTGCTCTCTGAAGTGGACTTTCAAAAAGCGACCTTCATGTATGTTTATACGGAGGCAGGATTTTCAAATCAATCTACTTTCAATCGCGTTTTCAAACAGATTGAAGGGATCACGCCGTCGGAATATTTCCAAAAGCATTTGAGCAATACTCTTTAA
- a CDS encoding Fur family transcriptional regulator, translating into MKQDIENKLIGKNTRPTSMRILVYDFLSSQEAAMSLSEIENHFDHADRTTIYRTLKTFEEKGIVHGIQENATTKYKLCHDGCNENTHKDWHLHFYCKICQQTTCKEDISFPENMRTDFRIDEIRLFAKGICENCLESLQ; encoded by the coding sequence ATGAAACAAGATATTGAAAATAAGCTGATCGGTAAAAACACCAGGCCTACCAGCATGAGGATTCTGGTCTATGACTTCTTAAGTTCTCAGGAAGCCGCCATGTCCTTATCTGAAATTGAAAATCATTTTGACCATGCGGACAGGACAACCATTTACAGAACGTTAAAAACTTTTGAGGAAAAAGGTATTGTACACGGAATTCAGGAAAATGCAACTACCAAATACAAGCTCTGCCATGACGGTTGCAACGAGAATACCCATAAAGACTGGCATCTGCATTTTTACTGTAAAATCTGCCAGCAGACAACCTGCAAAGAAGATATATCCTTTCCGGAAAACATGCGCACAGATTTTAGGATTGACGAAATCAGGCTTTTTGCCAAAGGGATCTGTGAAAACTGCCTGGAAAGTTTGCAATAG
- a CDS encoding heavy metal translocating P-type ATPase, with the protein MEQCCSTKTKDKLNNSEHTGHNHDHGHDHSHDTAGKTTLQMFMPALISFGILLSGIVLDNFSQPEWFSGWIRLIWYLIAYVPVGLPVLKEAWQSIIHGDVFSEFFLMGVATIGAFAIGEYPEGVAVMLFYSVGEVFQAMAVTRATTNIKSLLDQRPDEVVVIRDSRTHMVKAETVQIGEIIQLKSGEKLGLDGELLSEKASFNTAALTGESKPDTKMQGEAVLAGMINLNTVSQVKVTAAYKDSKLSKILELVQNATAQKAPTELFIRKFAKIYTPIVVFLAIAITFLPYFFVTDYIFRDWLYRALVFLVISCPCALVISIPLGYFGGIGAGSRNGILIKGSTFLDRLATIQEVVMDKTGTLTEGVFKVQSANFTEGTDVAEVLKMVNVLESKSTHPVATAIHQYAGAIDHSIVVEKVEEIAGYGMKARINGKDLLVGNFRMMDQFGIPYNIDVQNDTYTLIAVAYDHQFAGYFTIADAIKPDARAAIDQLKALKIRATMLSGDKSSVVRHVADELGIANAYGDLLPEDKVNKVKEIKAGNRSVAFVGDGVNDAPVVALSDVGIAMGGLGSDATIETADIVIQDDRPGKIPMAISIGRQTKKIVWQNIILAFVVKAVVLILGAGGIANMWEAVFADVGVALLAIVNAVRIQRMNFKLS; encoded by the coding sequence ATGGAACAATGCTGCAGCACAAAAACGAAAGATAAACTCAACAATTCCGAACATACAGGCCACAACCATGATCATGGGCATGACCATTCTCATGATACCGCCGGGAAAACAACACTTCAGATGTTTATGCCTGCCCTTATTTCGTTTGGAATTCTGCTGTCCGGAATTGTACTGGATAATTTTTCCCAACCCGAATGGTTTTCTGGATGGATCAGGCTCATCTGGTATCTCATAGCTTATGTTCCTGTAGGACTCCCGGTACTGAAAGAAGCATGGCAGAGCATCATTCACGGGGATGTCTTTTCAGAATTTTTTCTGATGGGTGTGGCTACAATAGGAGCTTTTGCCATCGGAGAATATCCTGAAGGTGTTGCAGTAATGCTGTTCTACTCCGTAGGGGAAGTTTTTCAGGCCATGGCTGTGACCCGTGCAACCACCAATATAAAATCTCTTCTCGACCAGCGACCGGATGAAGTGGTAGTCATCAGGGATTCGCGTACGCACATGGTAAAAGCGGAAACCGTACAAATTGGAGAAATCATCCAGCTGAAATCCGGGGAGAAACTGGGACTTGATGGCGAGCTCCTTTCGGAAAAAGCTTCCTTCAACACCGCTGCGCTTACCGGGGAAAGTAAACCTGATACCAAGATGCAAGGAGAGGCGGTTCTCGCGGGCATGATCAACCTGAATACCGTAAGCCAGGTAAAGGTTACTGCTGCCTATAAAGACAGCAAGCTGAGTAAAATACTCGAGTTGGTACAGAATGCCACAGCACAGAAGGCACCAACAGAACTCTTTATCCGGAAATTTGCCAAAATATACACGCCGATCGTCGTTTTCCTGGCTATAGCCATTACTTTTCTGCCTTACTTCTTTGTGACGGATTATATATTCAGAGACTGGCTGTACAGAGCATTGGTATTTCTTGTGATATCATGTCCCTGTGCATTGGTGATTTCCATCCCGTTAGGCTATTTCGGCGGGATAGGCGCCGGAAGCAGGAACGGTATCCTGATCAAGGGAAGTACATTTCTGGACAGGCTTGCTACCATTCAGGAAGTTGTCATGGATAAAACAGGAACCTTAACTGAGGGTGTTTTCAAAGTCCAGTCCGCAAATTTTACGGAAGGAACGGATGTTGCTGAAGTGTTGAAGATGGTCAATGTCCTGGAAAGCAAGAGCACACATCCCGTTGCGACGGCAATTCATCAGTATGCGGGGGCAATAGATCATTCAATCGTTGTGGAGAAGGTGGAAGAAATAGCAGGATATGGTATGAAAGCCAGGATCAACGGAAAAGATTTGTTGGTGGGGAATTTCAGGATGATGGACCAATTCGGCATCCCTTATAATATCGATGTACAGAATGATACATATACGCTTATTGCGGTTGCTTATGATCATCAATTTGCAGGATACTTTACGATTGCCGATGCGATTAAACCTGATGCCAGAGCGGCTATTGATCAGCTGAAGGCATTAAAGATCAGAGCAACCATGCTTAGTGGGGATAAATCTTCAGTGGTCAGGCATGTAGCCGATGAACTGGGAATTGCAAATGCCTACGGTGATCTTTTACCGGAAGATAAGGTTAATAAAGTCAAAGAAATCAAAGCCGGGAACAGAAGCGTAGCTTTTGTAGGGGATGGGGTCAATGATGCTCCGGTAGTCGCTTTAAGTGATGTAGGGATTGCTATGGGCGGATTGGGAAGTGATGCGACCATAGAAACTGCAGATATCGTAATTCAGGATGACAGGCCAGGAAAAATCCCTATGGCCATCTCCATCGGAAGGCAGACCAAGAAAATTGTCTGGCAGAATATTATTCTGGCATTTGTGGTAAAAGCCGTTGTGCTGATCCTGGGCGCCGGAGGAATTGCCAATATGTGGGAGGCTGTTTTTGCTGACGTAGGCGTAGCATTGCTGGCGATTGTGAATGCCGTGCGTATCCAGAGGATGAATTTTAAATTGTCATAA
- a CDS encoding YHS domain-containing protein yields MKKHLFLTFLTSVSLCACAQEAPKVKHKKTVTLSEQELKNIKVVNAEDPVCHMKTAEFLKDTAVYQHKTYGFCSASCKEEFKKRPAKYVRQ; encoded by the coding sequence ATGAAAAAGCATCTTTTTCTGACGTTTCTTACGTCAGTATCTTTATGTGCCTGCGCTCAGGAGGCTCCTAAAGTAAAACATAAAAAAACAGTGACCCTGTCTGAGCAGGAGCTCAAGAATATTAAGGTTGTAAACGCCGAAGATCCGGTATGTCATATGAAGACGGCCGAGTTTTTAAAAGATACGGCTGTTTACCAGCATAAAACGTACGGTTTTTGCAGTGCTTCGTGCAAAGAAGAATTTAAAAAAAGACCAGCCAAGTATGTCCGCCAGTAA